The Arthrobacter sp. OAP107 DNA segment GCAGCAACGGCTTCGCGGCGAATTTCGAGGGCACCGAGGAGGGCATCAGTGCTATGGGCGTGGCCCTGCACAACGGGAAGGGCGAGGTGGTGGGCGCCTTCAGCGTCGCCACCCCGGTGACCAGGTTCCGCGCGGTGTTCGACGCCGGGCTGGTGCCGGTCATGCTCGAAACGCGCAGGCAGCTGGAGATCGACATCGCGGCAAATCCCGCCTCACCCGGCTGAGGGCAGCCGGGCCAGAGCGCATAATTCTGCAAGCCAGAATATGCTGTGGTTCACAGCCCCGGTCTACCTAATCTCGGTAGTACGCGAAGACATCATCATCCGTACACACCGAGGAGGCCGCCGTGTCCATCAGCGCCGAGACCACGACCCATGAATCTGTTGCCGCCGCCCAGGTGGCCCAGGAGCCCACTCCGGAGGAGGCCGAGCAGCTGGAGCAGCTGTACAAGGACTTCGAGCAGGAGAACCTGATCCCCTTGTGGACCGAGATCGGTGACCTGATGCCGATGGTTCCGTCACCGAGGGCCCGGCCCCATGTGTGGCGCTGGAACGATCTCTATCCCTTGGCTGCCCGCGCCGGAGACCTGGTTCCGGTGGGGCGGGGCGGGGAACGCCGGGCCATAGCGCTGGCCAACCCGGGGTTAGGGGGCACGCCCTATGCGACACCGACGCTGTGGGCAGCCATCCAGTACCTGGGCGCCCGGGAGACCGCACCCGAGCACCGCCACTCACAGAATGCCTTCCGGTTCGTCGTCGAGGGCGAAGGCGTCTGGACAGTGGTGAATGGGGATCCGGTGGCGATGCGCCGCGGCGACTTCCTGCTCACGCCCGGCTGGAACTTCCATGGCCACCACAACGACACCGATCAACCGATGGCGTGGATCGACGGCCTGGACATCCCGTTCGTGCACTACGCCGATGCCGGGTTCTTCGAGTTCGGCACCGAGCGCGTCACCGACGAGGCCACCCCTGACATCTCCCGGTCCGAACGCCTCTGGGCCTACCCCGGCCTGCGCCCCCTGTCCGGCCTGGACAACACCACCAACTCCCCCATCGCCGCGTACCGCTGGGAACACACCGACCGGGCCCTGCGCGAACAGCTCCTCCTGGAGGACGAGGGCCACCCCGCCACCGTCTCCCAGGGCCACGCCGCGATCCGCTACACCAACCCCACCACCGGCGGGGACGTCATGCCCACCATCCGCGCCGAATTCCACCGGCTCCGCGCCGGCGCCACCACCGAGCCGCTGCGCGAGGTCGGCTCCAGCGTCTGGCAGGTCTTCGAAGGCACCGGCAGCGTCCTTCTCAACGGCGAACGCAAGGGCCTCGCCAAGGGCGACCTGTTCGTGGTTCCGTCCTGGCAGGAATGGTCTCTTGACGCGGAAACCGAGTTTGATCTTTTCCGGTTCAGCGACGCCCCCATCTTTGAACGCCTGAACTTCAACCGCACCTACACCGAAGGACGCTAGAACGCATGAGACTCCTCACCCTCCGCACCGCTGAAGGAACCAAAGCCGTCCGCCAGGACGGCGGAACCCTCACCGAAATCGACGGCTTCGCCGACGTCGGAGCACTCCTCCGCAACGAAAACTGGGAGGCCACGGCGAAGGCGGCCAACGGCGCGACGCGCGCGCTCGACGGCGCCGACCTCGCCGCCGTCGTACCCTCCCCGGGCAAGATCATCTGCGTGGGCCACAACTACCGGAACCACATCAAGGAGATGGGCCGCGAAATCCCGGACCACCCCACCCTGTTCGCCAAGTACACCGAATCCCTGATCGGCCCGAACGATGACCTGGCGCTGCCGCAGGAATCCGACAACGTGGACTGGGAAGCCGAGCTCGCCGTCGTGATCGGCAAGCAGGGCCGCCGGATCAGCGAGGCCGACGCCGCCGACCACATCGCCGGCTACTCCGTGCTGAACGACATCAGCATGCGCGACTACCAGTTCCGCACCGTCCAGTGGCTGCAGGGCAAGACCTGGGAAAACTCCACCCCGTTCGGCCCCGCCCTGGTCACCAAGGACGAATTCAGCGCAGGCCCGCTCATGACCTCGGCCGTGGACGGCGAGATCCAGCAGACCACCCCCACCGGGGACCTCGTGTTCACCCCGGAATTCCTGGTCTCGTACATCTCCACGATCATCACGCTGAACCCCGGCGACGTGATCGCCACCGGCACCCCCGGCGGCGTGGGCCACGCACAGGACCCCAAACGCTACCTGCAGGAAGACCAGGTCCTGGTCACCACCATCGAGGGCCTGGGCCAGCTGACCAACCGCGTGGTCAAGGAGGCCTGATGCCCGCCCGGCACGACCTCACCACCGATCCGGGCCTGCAGGAACAGCTCCTGCAGGCCCGGCGGGGCACCGCGTTCTTCGCCCGCAAACTCAACGAACTCACCGACACGGAACTCGACGGCGGCTCCCTCCTCCCCGGCTGGACCCGCCGCCACGTCGTGGCCCACGTCGGCTACAACGCCCGCGCGATCGCCCGCCTGGTGGAATGGGCCGGCACCGGGGTGGAGACACCCATGTACCCCTCCACCGAGGTCCGGGACCACGAGATCAACTTCGGCGCCACGCTGAGCCCTATTGCCTTGCGGAATCTCTTCGACCACTCCGCCGTGCACCTGTCCGCCGAATGGCGAGACCTGCCCGGGCGGGACTGGGCCAACGAAGTCAAGACCATCCAGGGCCGCACCGTCCCCGCGACCGAAACCGTGTGGATGCGCACCCGCGAAGTCTGGACCCACGCCGTCGACCTCGACAACGGCGCAACCTTCGCCGACATCCCGGAACCCGTCCTCGAACGGCTGCTACGGGACATCACCGGCGCCTGGCAGGCCCGCGGCACCGATGCCGGGCTGGTCATCCGGGTGGTGGGCACCAACATGGAGTTCGGCGACAAGGGCGGGCGGGATCCGGTAACGGTCAGCGGCCCGCTCGCCGGCGTGGCTGCCTGGGCCGCCGGACGGACAGCTGCAGCAGGCGGCTCCGGCGTCACCGCCAGCCGCGGGACAGAAGTGCTGTCCCGCGTTCCCGCAGCCCCTAAGTGGATCTGAGGGCCGGCTGAATCTGGCGCGGGCAGTGGATCTGAGGGCCAGTAAATCGCCGCGGTAGACTGTGCCGGTCAGCGCTGGAGCGGATTCGACGGAAGGCAATACATGGGCATGGCCGGGGCAAGCGGAACGATTTCGGACGAAGAACTGGACCTCCTGCACCGCTACTGGAGCGCGGCGAACTACCTGACGGTGGCCCAGATCTACCTTCAGGACAATGCGCTGCTGAGGGAGCCGCTGCGGCCGGAGCATATCAAGCCGCGGCTGCTGGGCCACTGGGGCACGGGACCAGGGCTGTCACTCATTTACGCGCACCTGAACCGGCTGATCAGGAACACCTCGGCCGAGGTCCTGTTCATCGCCGGACCGGGCCACGGCGGGCCGTCCGTGGTGGCGAACGTCTACCTCGAGGGCACCTACTCCGAGATCTACCCGGACATCAGCCGCGACGCCGCCGGCCTGCGCCGGCTGGCCCGGCAGTTCTCGACCCCGGGCGGTGTGGGCAGCCACGTGGGCCCGGCCACCCCCGGATCCATCCATGAGGGCGGCGAGCTGGGCTATTCACTCATGCACGCCACCGGCGCGGTGCTGGACAACCCGGATCTCATTGCCGCCTGCGTGGTGGGCGACGGCGAAGCCGAAACCGGCCCGCTCGCCGCTTCCTGGACGGCGCCGTTCTTCCTCAACCCCTCGCGGGACGGCGCGGTCCTGCCCATCCTGCACCTCAACGGGGCCAAGATTTCCGGGCCTACCGTCCTGGGACGCCGCTCGGACGACGATGTTGAGGCCCTGCTGCGCGCCAACGGCTGGGAGCCCGTGACCGTTTCCGGCGACCAGCCCGAGAAGGTCCACCGGGCCCTGGCCGGCGCCGTGGATGACGCTTATGCCACCATCCGGGATATCCAGCAGATAGCACGGGATGGCGGCTCCGGCAGCAGTAAAAGAGTGACGGCGGCCCGCTGGCCGGCGATCATCCTGCGCACGCCCAAGGGCTGGACGGGCCCGGAAACCGTGGACGGCCGCCCGGTGGAGGGCACATTCCGCGCCCACCAGGTTCCCCTGTCCGGGGTCAAGGACGATCCCGAGCACCTGGCGCTGCTGGAGCAGTGGATGCGCTCCTACCGGCCGGAATCGCTGTTCGACGACGACGGCCGGCTTGTTCCCGAACTGGCAGCGCTTGCTCCCGAAGGCAGGCTCCGGATGGGGGCGGCGCCGTGGGCCAACGGCCAGCCGTCCGTACCCCTGGAGATTCCGGACCTCGCGGAGTACGCAGTCGACCCGGGACAGCCGGGTTCCACCAGCATCGAAACCACCAAGCCGCTGGGCGAGCTGTTCCGCGACCTCTACACCGGCACGGCGGACAATCCGAGGTTCCGGCTGTTCTGCCCTGACGAAACCAACAGCAACAGGCTGGGCGCCGTTTTCGAGGCCACCGACCGCTGCCTCATGCTCCCCGGGCAGGACGGGGGCGACGGAGACGACCACGTTTCCACGGACGGCCGCGTGATGGAGGTGCTCTCCGAGCACCTGTGCCAGGGCTGGCTGGAAGGCTACTTGCTGACCGGCCGGCACGGTTTCTTCGCCAGCTACGAGGCGTTCGCCATGGTCAGCGCCTCCATGACCGTCCAGCACGCCAAATGGCTGCAGCATGCCCGCGAGCTGGAATGGCGGTCACCGGTGCCGAGCCTGAACATCCTGCTGACCTCCACATGCTGGCGCAACGACCACAACGGGTTCAGCCACCAGGGGCCGGGCCTGATCGACACGGTGCTGTCCCTGTCCGGCGAGGTGACGAGGATCTACCTGCCGCCGGACACCAACACCCTGCTGGCCGCGGCAGAGCACGCCCTGCGCAGCAAGGACTACGTCAACCTTGTGGTCGTGGACAAACAGTCCCATCCCCAGTACCTGACACTGGCAGAAGCCTGTGCGCACGCCGAGGCGGGAGCCTCCACGTGGGAGTGGGCCGGCAACGAGGACGGCGGCACTGAACCCGACGTCATTCTCGCCTGCGCCGGCGACATCCCCACCGAGGAGGCACTGGCGGCGGCCTGGCTGCTGCAGCGCCACGTTCCCGATGCCACCGTGCGCGTGGTGAACATCATGGACGCCATGGTGCTGCCGCCGCGGGACACGCACCCGCACGGGCTCGACGACGCGACGTTCACGTCACTGTTCACGGACTCCTGCGAAGTGGTGGTGGCGTGGCACGGCTACGCCCGCTCCTTCCACCAGCTCCTGCACGGACGGCCGAACCCGGAAAGGTTCCACGTCCGCGGCTACAGCCAGCAGGGCACCACCACCACGCCGTTCGACATGGTGGTGGTCAACAGGATGAGCCGCTACCACCTGGCGCTGGAGGCACTCCGCCGGCTGCCGCGGCAGTTCGCCGGCGCGGAGGGACTGGCCGATCACTGCAACCGGCAGCTGGACGCCCACGCCCAATATATCCGGGAGCATTTCGAGGACCTGCCCGACATCCGCGGGTGGGTCTGGTCGCCGCCGCAGTCCTAACACCCGTCCCGCTCCCGGACCATAAGTTGCCGAAACTGCAACGCGGGGTCACTTGTCGCCCAATAAGCTCCTGCCATTGGGCGACTAATGACCCCGCGTCCCTTATTCAGGAACCGGGGACATCTAGGAAGCAGGAGCCGCTGAAGCTCCGCTGACGTTCACCAGCCACGCGATGCCGAACTTATCGGTGCACATGCCAAAGATGTCGCCCCAGGGAGCCTTCTCCATCGGGACGGTGACGGAACCGCCGTCCCCGGACAGTTTGTCGTAGTAGCCTCGCAGTTCGGCCTCGTCGTCGCCGCTGAGCGACACGGAGATGCTGCTCCCCGGCGTGTAGTCCATGGAATTGGGGGTGTCGGCGCCCATGAGCACGAGCCCCTTCTCCGAGGTCAGCATCCCGTGCATGATCTTATCCGCCTCCGCGGGATCCTCACTGGCCTGGAACTCCCCGAAGGTGCTGAGCGCCAGGTCGCCGCCGAACACCGACTGGTAGAAGGTCATGGCGTCGCGGGCGTTGTCACGGAAGCTGAGGTACGGGTTAAGCAGGGTGGACACGATCGGTTCTCCTTCGGCTGTACGTACGGCGCCCGGTGTGCGGCGCCCGGCACTACACATGTTGCCGGAATCCGGCGCCCCTTCATAGGGGTTCACGGAAGTTCACGGGCCGTTCATAAGCGCAGGTCAGGGCCGGAAGCGGTAGCCCACGCCCGCCTCGGTCAGCAGATGGCGCGGATTGCCTGTGTCCGCCTCCAGTTTGCGCCGGAGCTGCGCCATGTAGACCCGCAGGTAGTTGGCCTCCTTCTCGTAGGCGGGTCCCCACACGCTGGCCAGGATCTGCTGCTGGGTGATGAGCTTCCCGGGATTCCGCACCAGCAGCTCGAGAATGCTCCACTCCGTGGGAGTGAGCTTTACGGGCTCGCCATTCCGGGTGACCATCCGCCGGCCCAGGTCCACGCTGAACTCCGGCGTGTCCACCGTGGACGGCTCAGTGGCTTCCGGGGCCCGGCGCAGGAGTGCGCGAAGCCGGGCAAGTAGTTCCTCGAGCCCGAAGGGCTTGGTGATGTAGTCGTCCGCACCGGCGTCGAGGGCGTCCACCTTGTCTGATGAGCCGTGACGGGCCGAGAGCACCAGCACCGGGGCGGTGCTCCAGCGGCGGAGCTCCCGAAGCACCGCCGCGCCGTCCATGTCCGGCAGTCCGAGGTCCAGGACAACAATCCCCGGCGGGTTGCGTGAGGCAGCAATCAGGGCGGCCTCACCGTCCGCGGCAGTTTCCACTGTGTAGCCGTGCGCCTGCAGCGTGATCCGCAGGGCCTTCAGCAGATGCTGGTCATCGTCGACCACCAGGACGCCGGTCACTGGGCAGTCTCCTGCGGCGAAACGGCAGGTGGGACTGCAGCAGCGGCGGAAGACCCGCCGTCGTCCCCGCCGTGTCCCGTTGCACCGTGTCCCGTCGACAGCGGAAGCCGGATGACCATGGTGAGTCCCCCGCCGGGCGTCTCCTCTGCCGCCAGGCTGCCGCCCATGGCCGAGACGAATCCCCTGGCCACGGCGAGTCCCAGGCCGACGCCGGTTGACTGGGAAAGATCGTCCAGGCGCTGGAAGGGGCGGAACATGGCCGGCACGTTGCGGTCCGGCACGCCGCGCCCGTGGTCGATGATCCGCAGTTCACCGGCCGGGTGGCCGTTGAGGACCGCGCCGCTGAGCCCGCCCGACGCCGACGTCACGGTGACGTCGGATGCCGGCGCGTATTTGACGGCGTTTTCCGCGATGTTGGCGATGACGCGCTCCAGCAGGACGGCGTCGGCGTCGACGGCGGGCAGGTTCGGCGGCAGCACTACCCGCACGCTGCCCTGCGGCAGGCCGCGCAGCGCTGCCGGAACGACGTCGAGCCAGCGGACGGGCTTCAGCAGGGGGCGTACAGAGTCGGCCGTGATCCTGGACATGTCGAGGAGGTTCCCCACCAGGGCGTCCAGCCGGTCCGAGCATTCGTCGATGGTTTCCAACAGCTCCTGTTGCTCCTCAGGTGTGTACGTGACGGCGGTCTGCAGAAGACCGCCGACGGCGAGCTTGATACCGGCGAGCGGTGTGCGGAGGTCGTGCGAGACGGCCCGCAGGATGGCGGTGCGCATGGTGTTTCCCTCGGCCAGCCGCAGCACCTCCAGGCGGCTGGCTGCCAGCTGCTGGCGCTCCAGCTGGGCCAGCACGTGCGCGGCAAAGGCGCCCAGCAGGCTGCTGTCCGCGGCGGGCACCGTCCTGCCGAACAGTACCAGCCAGGTGTCGTCGTCGACCGGCTCCACGGTGTGCTCGGGTTCCACGGCGTCCCCGGCGAAGTCCGCGCCGTCCCGTTCAGAATCGGTCAGCTCGCCCGCGCTCGCGAGCAGCTTCCTCCGTGGGATGCTCTCCCCGTCCCGGATGGCCTCCGGGTCTCCGAAAGCCGGCGTGTCAGGGGAATCTGCCCCATTCCGGAAAGCGGGCCCGCTGTACAGCGCCGCGCCGCGGACACCGAAGACGTCCAGTGCCTGTTCCAGCAGGCTGCCCACCGTGTCCTCCGCGCGGGTGGCGCCGCGGGCCAGCTCGCCGAGTGTTGCCGCCTCGGCCCGCGCCCGGGCGGCCTCCTTGGAGCGCCGGGCAGACCTGTCCACCACGCCTGCCACGGCCACCGAGACACCCACGAACACGCCAAGGGCCAGCAGGTCCTGCGGGTCCTTGATGGCCAGCTCACCCACCGGCGGCGTCGAGAAGTAGTTGACCAGCAGGCTGCTCCAGAGCGCACCCGCCACACCCGGCCACAGGCCGCCCACGAGTGCCACGGCCACGGCCCCGGCGAGCTGGACCAGGGTGGCGGTGGCCACGCTGTGCTCGATCACGGCGAGCGCCAGCTGCATCAGGATGGGAATGGCGACCGCCAGCACGAACCCGGCGGCGACGCGCACGCGGCCAAGGTCCCGCTGCCGCCTGCGGCCCGCACCGCGCCCGGCCAGCGGATGCGGCACCACCTGCACGTCGAGGTCACAGGCACGGCGGATGATCCGCGTCTCCGTTGCGCCGGTCAGGATCCTGGACACCGGGTGTGCCCGTGACTGGCCGATGACCAGCCGGGTGGCGCCGACGTGGGACGCGAACGCGAGGAGTGCTTCGACGGGGTCGTGCGCGGCGACGGTGTGGTAGCTGCCGCCCAGATCCACCACCAGCCTGCGCTGGGATTCGAGGGCGCTGGTTGATTCGCGCGACGCGCCCTCCGCCGAGCGGATGTGCACGGCGATCAGGTCCCCGCCGCCGGCGCCGTCCAGGACCTTGACGGCGCGGCGGATCAGGACCTCCCCCTCAAGGCCTCCCGACAGGCCAATGACGATCCGTTCCCCTGCCATGACGCCATTCTTTCACTGCCCGTCTCCCAGCTGTCACCGGCCTCTGTGCTGTCCACCGGCCCGGGCAGCACGCGCGATGGGGGTGCCTCACAACCGCGTTAAGGATCCGTCAAGATTCCGCTGCCGGCGGTTCCTGCCTTCCTGCCCGGTGCTACGTTCGGCTTTGCCCGCTGCGATAGGCAGAGGGGCACCACACGGATGAAAGGCACCATGACCACCATGAGCCGCCCGCCGGCGGAACCCTCTGAGCTGCACCCTACCCGCAGGCAGCGGCTTGCCAGCTGGCTGCTGCTGGGCCTTCAGGACAGCAAGGGATCCCATCAGGGGCCCGGCGGCCGCACCATGGCGCATGAACCGAAGCATGCGTGGTGGCAGGTCATGTGCCTGACCGGCGTGGACTACTTCTCCACCCTCGGCTACCAGCCCGCCATCGCCGCGCTCGCGGCAGGCGTCATTTCCCCGCTGGCCACGCTGGTTCTGGTAGCCGTCACGCTGTTCGGCGCACTGCCGGTGTACCGCCGCGTGGCAGGCGAGAGTTCCCACGGCGAGGGTTCCATCGCCATGCTGGAGCGGCTGCTCCCCCGCTGGGGCGGCAAGCTGTTTGTCCTGGTGCTGCTGGGCTTTGCCGCGACGGACTTCATGATCACCATGACCCTCTCCGCCGCCGACGCCACCGCGCACCTCATCCAGAACCCCTTTGCCCCGGCCTGGCTGCAGGGGCAGGAGGTGACGGTGACCCTCGTCCTCCTCGCCCTGCTCGCCGCCGTGTTCCTGCGGGGGTTCAAGGAGGCGATCGGGATCGCCGTCGTCCTGGTGGCGATCTATCTGGGACTGAACGTCGTGGTGGTGGCGAGAGCCGCCGTCGAAACCCTGGGCCACCCGGCCGCCGTCGGGGACTGGTGGCAGGCCCTGGGGACATCCCACGGAAATCCGGTACTCGCCGTCGCCATCGCGCTGCTGGTGTTCCCCAGGCTGGCGCTGGGCCTGTCCGGCTTCGAAACCGGTGTGGCGGTCATGCCGCAGGTCCGTGGCAGGGATTCGGACACGGAGGAGCATCCGGCGGGCCGCGTCGAGGGGACCCGCCGCATGCTGACCACGGCCGCGCTGATCATGAGCGCGTTCCTCATCACCAGCAGCTTCAGCACGGTGATTCTCATTCCCGCCGCCGAATTCCAGCCCGGCGGCCAGGCCAACGGACGCGCCCTCGCCTACTTGGCCCACGAGTATCTGGGGAACGGGTTCGGCACCGTCTACGACCTCAGCACCATCGCCATCCTCTGGTTCGCCGGGGCGTCCGCCATGGCAGGGCTGCTGAACCTCGTGCCGAGGTACCTGCCGCGGTACGGGATGGCGCCCGAGTGGGCCAAGGCCGTCCGGCCGCTGGTTCTGGTGTTTGGCGCCATTGCATTCCTGGTCACCATTCTTTTCGAAGCCGACGTCGACGCCCAGGGCGGTGCCTACGCCACCGGCGTGCTGGTGCTGATGACCTCGGCGGCAGTCGCCGTCGCCCTGTCCGCCCGGCGCCGCCGGCAGCGGGCGCGCACTGCCGGCTTCGGGCTGGTCGCCGTGGTGTTCATCTACACGACGGTGGCGAACATTGTTGAGCGGCCCGAGGGCATCCGCATCGCCGCATTCTTCATCGCGGGCATCATCGTGGTTTCGCTGCTGTCCAGGATCGGGCGGTCCTTTGAGCTGCACGCCACGCACGTGCGCCTCGACCGGACGGCCCTGGAGTTCGTCGCCGCGGATGAGAGCGGCCCCATCGGCATCATTGCGCACGAGCCGCGCCGGCTGACCGCGGAGGCATACCGGGACAAGCTGACGTCAGCCATCGAGGTCAGCCACCTGCCGGTCCACTACCAGGCGCTGTTCCTCGAGGTGATCGTTGACGACTCCTCGGACTTCGAAACCGAACTGCAGGTGCAGGGCGTGGTGCGGCACGGTTACCGCGTACTCGAAGTTCACGGGCCGGTGGTGCCGAACACCATCGCCTCCGTGCTCCTGCACATCCGGGACGTTACCGGGCTCATGCCCCACATCTATTTCCGCTGGACCGAGGGCAACCCGGTGGTGAACCTGCTGCGCTTCCTGTTCCTGGGGGAGGGTGAGATCGCCCCCGTCACCCGGGAGGTCCTGCGCGAAGCCGAGCCGGATGTCACCAAGCGTCCTTGGGTGCACGTGGGGTGAGCTTATTGCGCGGGTGCGTGCACCGACGGCCGCCGGGCCGTAGGCTCAACGCATGGCGAAATTCTTTGATGTCCACCCCGAAGACCCCCAGCCCCGCGCGATCTCACAGATCGTGCAGCTCCTTCATTCGGGCGGGCTGATCGCCTACCCCACCGACTCCTGCTACGCCCTCGGCGCCCAGCTGGGAAACAAGGAAGCGCTGGACAGGATCCGTTCCATCCGACAGCTGGATGACAAGCACCATTTCACGCTGGTCTGCCGGGACTTCGCCCAGCTGGGGCAGTTCGTGAACATCGGCAACGACGTGTTCCGCAGCATCAAGTCCGTCACGCCGGGCAGCTACACGTTCATCCTGCCCGCCACCAAGGAAGTCCCACGCAGGCTCCTGCACCCCAAGAAGAAGACCGTGGGTGTGCGCATCCCGCGGCACAACTTCGTGCAGGCGCTGCTGGCCGAACTCGGCGAACCACTGCTGTCCAGCACGCTGCTGCTGCCGGACGAGGAGGACCCGCTGACCCAGGGCTGGGAAATCAAGGAGCGTCTGGACCATGTGGTGGACGCCGTCATCGAGTCCGGCGACACCGGCGCCGAGCCAACCACCGTCGTCGACTTCTCCGGCGGCACCGCTGAGGTAGTGCGACGCGGCACCGGCGATCCGTCCCGGTTCGAGTAGGGTTTCGGTTCAGGCAGCTGGCCGCGCCATCCCGGGCAGGCGTTGCCCCGCCGGCTACTCCGGCTTCTTCGCCCGGCTTGGCTGCACGCGGGGCGGCTCGCCCGGCATCTTCGGATAGTCCGGCGGGAACGGCAGCTCGCCGAGTCCGTTCCTGACGTCGCGCTCCCACCATTCGAGCAGCGTGTCGATGGTGCCCGCCTTGGTGTGCATGTCCGCCCACGGGTCCCCCACAGTTTTCAGCCTGTCCGGCACGGTGAGGATGGTGAAGTCCTTGGGGCGGACGTCCGGCAGCTCGGCCCAAGTGATCGGGCAGGACACGGACGCATGGGGCAGGGCACGCGGGCTGTATGCGCCCGCGATGGTGCGGTCCCGGTTAGCCTGGTTGAAGTCGACGAAGATGCGCTTCCCGCGTTCCTCCTTCCACCAGTTGGTAGTGACCTTGTCTGGCATGCGCCGCTCGAGCTCCCTGGCGGCGGCGATCACGGCGTGCCGGACATCGAGGAACTCGCGCGTCGGCTCTATGGGGGCATAGACGTGCAGTCCGCGGTTTCCCGAGGTTTTCAGGAAGGCGTCCAGCCCTGCCTCGGCGAGCACCTTGCGCAGTTCGAGGGCGGCGGGGATGGCGTCGTCGTAGTCGGTGCCCGGCTGGGGGTCCAGATCGATCCGCAGCTGGTCCGGGTTGTCGGAGTTGTCCGCGTGGGACGGCCACGGATGAAAAACCACCGTGTTCATCTGCGCTGCCCAGACCGCCGCAGCGGGCTCGTCCAGGACCAGCATGGGATGCGAGCGCGCGCTCGGGAAGGTGACCTTGACCGTGCGGATGAAGTCCGGCGTTCCCTTCGGCGGGTTCTTGGAGAAGAACTGGTCGCCGTCCACGGTGTCTGAAAACCGCTGCAGCGCCACCGGCCGGTCGCCATTGGCCCGGATGAACGCCTCCCCCACATCCACGAAGTAGCGCGCCAGGTCCAGCTTGGTCAGTCCCAGGTCGGGCCACAACACCCGGCTCGGACTGGAGACGCGCATTTCCCGGGGGCCGTGGGGCCCGTCGACACTGATGGTGGTCTGTTCACTGGCCATGGGGACAACCTACCCCGCGAGGCCCGCGGCGTCAGCAGTACGCCTGCCGCGATTCGTGCCGCTGTCCATGGCCGGCGGACCGCTCAGGTGGGTCCCGCCGTCGGGCCTCAAGAAACTTCTCCGTGCGCTCTGGGCACCGGCGGGGCCATCTGTAAGGATGA contains these protein-coding regions:
- a CDS encoding DUF4118 domain-containing protein — its product is MAGERIVIGLSGGLEGEVLIRRAVKVLDGAGGGDLIAVHIRSAEGASRESTSALESQRRLVVDLGGSYHTVAAHDPVEALLAFASHVGATRLVIGQSRAHPVSRILTGATETRIIRRACDLDVQVVPHPLAGRGAGRRRQRDLGRVRVAAGFVLAVAIPILMQLALAVIEHSVATATLVQLAGAVAVALVGGLWPGVAGALWSSLLVNYFSTPPVGELAIKDPQDLLALGVFVGVSVAVAGVVDRSARRSKEAARARAEAATLGELARGATRAEDTVGSLLEQALDVFGVRGAALYSGPAFRNGADSPDTPAFGDPEAIRDGESIPRRKLLASAGELTDSERDGADFAGDAVEPEHTVEPVDDDTWLVLFGRTVPAADSSLLGAFAAHVLAQLERQQLAASRLEVLRLAEGNTMRTAILRAVSHDLRTPLAGIKLAVGGLLQTAVTYTPEEQQELLETIDECSDRLDALVGNLLDMSRITADSVRPLLKPVRWLDVVPAALRGLPQGSVRVVLPPNLPAVDADAVLLERVIANIAENAVKYAPASDVTVTSASGGLSGAVLNGHPAGELRIIDHGRGVPDRNVPAMFRPFQRLDDLSQSTGVGLGLAVARGFVSAMGGSLAAEETPGGGLTMVIRLPLSTGHGATGHGGDDGGSSAAAAVPPAVSPQETAQ
- a CDS encoding amino acid transporter encodes the protein MTTMSRPPAEPSELHPTRRQRLASWLLLGLQDSKGSHQGPGGRTMAHEPKHAWWQVMCLTGVDYFSTLGYQPAIAALAAGVISPLATLVLVAVTLFGALPVYRRVAGESSHGEGSIAMLERLLPRWGGKLFVLVLLGFAATDFMITMTLSAADATAHLIQNPFAPAWLQGQEVTVTLVLLALLAAVFLRGFKEAIGIAVVLVAIYLGLNVVVVARAAVETLGHPAAVGDWWQALGTSHGNPVLAVAIALLVFPRLALGLSGFETGVAVMPQVRGRDSDTEEHPAGRVEGTRRMLTTAALIMSAFLITSSFSTVILIPAAEFQPGGQANGRALAYLAHEYLGNGFGTVYDLSTIAILWFAGASAMAGLLNLVPRYLPRYGMAPEWAKAVRPLVLVFGAIAFLVTILFEADVDAQGGAYATGVLVLMTSAAVAVALSARRRRQRARTAGFGLVAVVFIYTTVANIVERPEGIRIAAFFIAGIIVVSLLSRIGRSFELHATHVRLDRTALEFVAADESGPIGIIAHEPRRLTAEAYRDKLTSAIEVSHLPVHYQALFLEVIVDDSSDFETELQVQGVVRHGYRVLEVHGPVVPNTIASVLLHIRDVTGLMPHIYFRWTEGNPVVNLLRFLFLGEGEIAPVTREVLREAEPDVTKRPWVHVG
- a CDS encoding L-threonylcarbamoyladenylate synthase; the protein is MAKFFDVHPEDPQPRAISQIVQLLHSGGLIAYPTDSCYALGAQLGNKEALDRIRSIRQLDDKHHFTLVCRDFAQLGQFVNIGNDVFRSIKSVTPGSYTFILPATKEVPRRLLHPKKKTVGVRIPRHNFVQALLAELGEPLLSSTLLLPDEEDPLTQGWEIKERLDHVVDAVIESGDTGAEPTTVVDFSGGTAEVVRRGTGDPSRFE
- the ligD gene encoding non-homologous end-joining DNA ligase, translating into MASEQTTISVDGPHGPREMRVSSPSRVLWPDLGLTKLDLARYFVDVGEAFIRANGDRPVALQRFSDTVDGDQFFSKNPPKGTPDFIRTVKVTFPSARSHPMLVLDEPAAAVWAAQMNTVVFHPWPSHADNSDNPDQLRIDLDPQPGTDYDDAIPAALELRKVLAEAGLDAFLKTSGNRGLHVYAPIEPTREFLDVRHAVIAAARELERRMPDKVTTNWWKEERGKRIFVDFNQANRDRTIAGAYSPRALPHASVSCPITWAELPDVRPKDFTILTVPDRLKTVGDPWADMHTKAGTIDTLLEWWERDVRNGLGELPFPPDYPKMPGEPPRVQPSRAKKPE